The following coding sequences are from one Granulicella sp. L56 window:
- a CDS encoding YegP family protein, translating into MAGKFVLKTAKDGQFYFVLEAGNGQVILTSEMYVAKASAENGIASVRKNAGNDAHYERKEQHGGHAMFNLKAANHQVIGTSQGYSSNAARDEGIASVKANAETAALEDLAI; encoded by the coding sequence ATGGCAGGTAAGTTTGTGCTCAAGACAGCGAAAGATGGACAGTTCTACTTTGTGCTGGAGGCTGGAAACGGCCAGGTGATTTTAACCAGCGAGATGTACGTCGCCAAGGCTTCGGCGGAGAACGGGATCGCGTCGGTGCGGAAAAATGCCGGCAACGATGCGCACTATGAACGGAAAGAGCAGCATGGCGGCCATGCGATGTTCAACCTGAAGGCAGCAAACCATCAGGTGATCGGGACGAGCCAGGGCTATTCGTCGAATGCAGCACGGGATGAGGGGATTGCATCCGTCAAAGCCAATGCCGAGACGGCTGCTTTGGAAGATTTAGCCATTTAG